In Odocoileus virginianus isolate 20LAN1187 ecotype Illinois chromosome 5, Ovbor_1.2, whole genome shotgun sequence, a single window of DNA contains:
- the PRKAA2 gene encoding 5'-AMP-activated protein kinase catalytic subunit alpha-2 isoform X1 has translation MAEKQKHDGRVKIGHYVLGDTLGVGTFGKVKIGEHQLTGHKVAVKILNRQKIRSLDVVGKIKREIQNLKLFRHPHIIKLYQVISTPTDFFMVMEYVSGGELFDYICKHGRVEEMEARRLFQQILSAVDYCHRHMVVHRDLKPENVLLDAQMNAKIADFGLSNMMSDGEFLRTSCGSPNYAAPEVISGRLYAGPEVDIWSCGVILYALLCGTLPFDDEHVPTLFKKIRGGVFYIPEYLNRSVATLLMHMLQVDPLKRATIKDIREHEWFKQDLPSYLFPEDPSYDANVIDDEAVKEVCEKFECTESEVMNSLYSGDPQDQLAVAYHLIIDNRRIMNQASEFYLASSPPTGSFMDDSTMHIPPGLKPHPERMPPLIADSPKARCPLDALNTTKPKSLAVKKAKWHLGIRSQSKPYDIMAEVYRAMKQLDFEWKVVNAYHLRVRRRNPVTGNYVKMSLQLYLVDNRSYLLDFKSIDDEVVEQRSGSSTPQRSCSAAGLHRPRSSLDSGTAEGHSLPGSLTGSLTGSMSSSVSPRLGSHTMDFFEMCASLITTLAR, from the exons ttggagaGCATCAGTTGACAGGCCATAAAGTggcagttaaaattttaaatagacagAAGATTCGCAGTTTAGATgttgttggaaaaataaaacgAGAAATTCAAAATCTAAAACTCTTTCGTCATCCTCATATTATCAAACT ATACCAGGTGATCAGCACTCCAACAGACTTTTTTATGGTAATGGAatatgtgtctggtggtgaattATTTGACTACATCTGTAAACATGGACGG GTTGAAGAGATGGAAGCTCGGCGGCTCTTTCAGCAGATTCTGTCTGCCGTGGATTACTGTCATAGGCATATGGTTGTTCATCGAGACCTGAAACCAGAGAATGTGCTATTGGACGCACAGATGAATGCCAAGATAGCTGATTTTG GATTATCTAACATGATGTCTGATGGTGAATTTCTGCGAACTAGCTGCGGATCCCCAAATTATGCAGCACCTGAAGTCATCTCAGGCAG GCTGTATGCAGGTCCTGAAGTTGATATCTGGAGCTGTGGTGTTATTCTGTATGCTCTTCTTTGTGGCACCCTCCCATTTGATGATGAGCATGTGCCTACACTGTTTAAGAAGATCCGAGGGGGTGTTTTTTACATCCCAGAATATCTCAATCGTTCTGTTGCCACTCTCCTGATGCATATGCTGCAGGTTGATCCCCTGAAACGAGCAACTATCAAAGACATCAG AGAGCATGAATGGTTTAAACAAGATTTGCCCAGTTACTTATTTCCTGAAGACCCCTCCTATGATGCTAACGTCATTGATGATGAGGCTGTGAAAGAAGTGTGTGAAAAATTTGAGTGTACAGAATCAGAAGTAATGAACAGTTTATATAGTGGTGACCCTCAAGACCAGCTTGCAGTGGCTTATCATCTTATCATTGACAATCGGAGAATAATGAACCAAGCCAGTGAGTTCTACCTCGCCTCTAGTCCCCCAACTGGTTCTTTTATGGATGATAGTACCATGCATATTCCCCCAGGCCTGAAACCTCATCCGGAAAGGATGCCACCTCTTATAGCAGACAGCCCTAAAGCACGATGTCCACTGGATGCACTGAATACAACTAAGCCCAAATCTTTAGCTGTGAAAAAAGCCAAGTGGCATCTTGGAATCCGAAGTCAAAGCAAACCATATGACATTATGGCTGAAGTTTACCGAGCTATGAAGCAACTGGATTTTGAATGGAAG GTAGTGAATGCATACCATCTACGTGTAAGAAGAAGAAATCCAGTGACTGGCAATTATGTGAAAATGAGCTTACAGCTGTACCTGGTTGACAATAGAAGCTATCTTTTGGACTTTAAAAGCATTGATG ATGAGGTGGTGGAGCAGAGGTCTGGTTCCTCAACGCCTCAGCGGTCCTGTTCTGCTGCTGGCTTACACAGACCACGGTCCAGTTTGGATTCTGGAACTGCAGAGGGCCATTCACTCCCTGGCTCTCTCACGGGCTCCTTGACTGGAAGCATGTCGTCCTCTGTCTCACCTCGCCTGGGCAGTCACACCATGGATTTTTTTGAAATGTGTGCCAGTCTGATCACTACTTTAGCACGCTGA
- the PRKAA2 gene encoding 5'-AMP-activated protein kinase catalytic subunit alpha-2 isoform X2: protein MVMEYVSGGELFDYICKHGRVEEMEARRLFQQILSAVDYCHRHMVVHRDLKPENVLLDAQMNAKIADFGLSNMMSDGEFLRTSCGSPNYAAPEVISGRLYAGPEVDIWSCGVILYALLCGTLPFDDEHVPTLFKKIRGGVFYIPEYLNRSVATLLMHMLQVDPLKRATIKDIREHEWFKQDLPSYLFPEDPSYDANVIDDEAVKEVCEKFECTESEVMNSLYSGDPQDQLAVAYHLIIDNRRIMNQASEFYLASSPPTGSFMDDSTMHIPPGLKPHPERMPPLIADSPKARCPLDALNTTKPKSLAVKKAKWHLGIRSQSKPYDIMAEVYRAMKQLDFEWKVVNAYHLRVRRRNPVTGNYVKMSLQLYLVDNRSYLLDFKSIDDEVVEQRSGSSTPQRSCSAAGLHRPRSSLDSGTAEGHSLPGSLTGSLTGSMSSSVSPRLGSHTMDFFEMCASLITTLAR from the exons ATGGTAATGGAatatgtgtctggtggtgaattATTTGACTACATCTGTAAACATGGACGG GTTGAAGAGATGGAAGCTCGGCGGCTCTTTCAGCAGATTCTGTCTGCCGTGGATTACTGTCATAGGCATATGGTTGTTCATCGAGACCTGAAACCAGAGAATGTGCTATTGGACGCACAGATGAATGCCAAGATAGCTGATTTTG GATTATCTAACATGATGTCTGATGGTGAATTTCTGCGAACTAGCTGCGGATCCCCAAATTATGCAGCACCTGAAGTCATCTCAGGCAG GCTGTATGCAGGTCCTGAAGTTGATATCTGGAGCTGTGGTGTTATTCTGTATGCTCTTCTTTGTGGCACCCTCCCATTTGATGATGAGCATGTGCCTACACTGTTTAAGAAGATCCGAGGGGGTGTTTTTTACATCCCAGAATATCTCAATCGTTCTGTTGCCACTCTCCTGATGCATATGCTGCAGGTTGATCCCCTGAAACGAGCAACTATCAAAGACATCAG AGAGCATGAATGGTTTAAACAAGATTTGCCCAGTTACTTATTTCCTGAAGACCCCTCCTATGATGCTAACGTCATTGATGATGAGGCTGTGAAAGAAGTGTGTGAAAAATTTGAGTGTACAGAATCAGAAGTAATGAACAGTTTATATAGTGGTGACCCTCAAGACCAGCTTGCAGTGGCTTATCATCTTATCATTGACAATCGGAGAATAATGAACCAAGCCAGTGAGTTCTACCTCGCCTCTAGTCCCCCAACTGGTTCTTTTATGGATGATAGTACCATGCATATTCCCCCAGGCCTGAAACCTCATCCGGAAAGGATGCCACCTCTTATAGCAGACAGCCCTAAAGCACGATGTCCACTGGATGCACTGAATACAACTAAGCCCAAATCTTTAGCTGTGAAAAAAGCCAAGTGGCATCTTGGAATCCGAAGTCAAAGCAAACCATATGACATTATGGCTGAAGTTTACCGAGCTATGAAGCAACTGGATTTTGAATGGAAG GTAGTGAATGCATACCATCTACGTGTAAGAAGAAGAAATCCAGTGACTGGCAATTATGTGAAAATGAGCTTACAGCTGTACCTGGTTGACAATAGAAGCTATCTTTTGGACTTTAAAAGCATTGATG ATGAGGTGGTGGAGCAGAGGTCTGGTTCCTCAACGCCTCAGCGGTCCTGTTCTGCTGCTGGCTTACACAGACCACGGTCCAGTTTGGATTCTGGAACTGCAGAGGGCCATTCACTCCCTGGCTCTCTCACGGGCTCCTTGACTGGAAGCATGTCGTCCTCTGTCTCACCTCGCCTGGGCAGTCACACCATGGATTTTTTTGAAATGTGTGCCAGTCTGATCACTACTTTAGCACGCTGA